In Polaribacter sp. L3A8, a genomic segment contains:
- a CDS encoding SulP family inorganic anion transporter has translation MPKKNTLKTFIGDIPKNLFSGFVVSLIALPLGLGLALASGAPPISGIIAAIVGGIVVSIIGGSNVTITGPGNGLVVVILGAITTLGEGNMQQGFLYTLAAIVISGVIMIILGFLRMGSLGDFFPGSAIQGMLAAIGIGIFAKQIHVMFGNLDAKGSIIELLIQVPEGILNLIQTDNSSMFYAGLVGIVSLLIMIFYSKIRNRYFQLIPAPMWIVVLSVGMYYYFDLISASPYPIDKSLLIALPNDVLSNFAFPDFGKIYQANFINAVISITLIASIESLLSIKAVDKLDPLKRRSNVNKDIRALGIATVISGFLGGLNVVAVIARSSVNVNNKGTNRSANFFHAAFLVAFILLFATELRKIPLPALAAILVFTGYKLASPDNIKKVFSIGSEQLIIFLITLLTTISTSLITGIIVGILATFIIHVIINKNILLFVKNILKPNVLMFKEDDTYYVSVKNFSSFLNYTKLKTKLDQIPETEEAIIDFSLCDFVDHSVMENMSNYAASFTRKGGHFEVIGLDDSKSGSEHPFALRKILPKQITPKLNVLTKRQKSIQTISEEMHWKYYANSALEMEELPTFGYFKTRNIDKVSNVLSNEDCTIFDVHFTEGEMIAKQVIKTTMLHIHPLKMVPNFTLDREGLFEYLLEFAGYKDIDIDNHPDFSHRFYLAGKNEEKIREFFTDDLVLFFESNKQYHISATENGLLIFGNERLSSVKEIKALAYFGMGLQKTI, from the coding sequence ATGCCAAAAAAAAACACTCTTAAAACATTTATAGGCGATATCCCTAAAAATTTATTTTCTGGTTTTGTAGTATCATTAATAGCACTTCCTTTAGGTTTAGGATTGGCATTAGCCTCTGGCGCACCACCTATTTCTGGAATTATTGCTGCCATAGTTGGTGGTATTGTAGTTTCTATAATTGGAGGCTCTAACGTTACTATTACAGGACCTGGAAACGGTTTGGTTGTAGTTATTTTGGGGGCTATTACTACTTTAGGTGAAGGAAATATGCAACAAGGTTTTTTATACACTTTGGCTGCAATTGTAATTTCCGGAGTTATTATGATTATTCTTGGTTTTCTTAGAATGGGTTCTTTGGGAGATTTCTTTCCGGGTTCTGCCATACAAGGAATGTTAGCCGCTATTGGAATTGGAATTTTCGCAAAACAAATTCATGTAATGTTTGGTAATCTAGACGCCAAAGGAAGCATTATAGAACTCTTAATTCAGGTTCCGGAAGGAATACTAAATTTAATACAGACAGACAATTCTAGCATGTTTTATGCAGGTTTGGTTGGTATTGTTAGTTTGCTGATTATGATTTTTTATAGCAAAATAAGAAATCGATATTTTCAATTAATTCCCGCTCCTATGTGGATTGTGGTTTTAAGTGTAGGTATGTATTATTATTTTGACTTGATTTCTGCATCTCCATACCCTATTGATAAAAGTTTATTAATAGCATTACCAAATGATGTGCTCTCTAATTTTGCTTTTCCAGATTTTGGTAAAATATATCAAGCTAACTTTATAAATGCCGTTATATCCATTACATTAATTGCAAGTATAGAAAGTTTATTAAGCATAAAGGCGGTAGATAAATTAGACCCTTTAAAAAGAAGATCTAACGTAAATAAAGACATTCGTGCGCTAGGTATAGCCACCGTAATTAGTGGTTTTTTAGGAGGTTTAAATGTAGTTGCCGTAATTGCTAGAAGCTCTGTAAACGTAAATAATAAGGGAACAAACAGGTCTGCAAACTTTTTTCACGCAGCTTTTTTAGTCGCTTTTATTTTATTATTTGCCACTGAATTACGTAAAATTCCGTTGCCTGCATTGGCTGCTATTTTAGTTTTTACAGGCTATAAATTAGCTTCTCCAGACAATATAAAAAAGGTTTTTAGTATAGGATCTGAACAATTAATTATTTTCTTAATCACCTTATTAACAACCATTTCAACAAGTTTAATTACAGGGATTATTGTAGGTATCTTAGCTACCTTTATTATTCACGTAATTATCAATAAAAACATTTTGTTATTTGTTAAAAACATTTTAAAACCCAATGTTTTAATGTTTAAAGAGGATGATACGTATTATGTGAGTGTAAAGAATTTTTCTAGCTTTTTAAACTATACAAAACTAAAAACGAAGCTAGATCAAATTCCGGAAACCGAAGAAGCAATCATCGATTTTTCTCTGTGTGATTTTGTAGATCATTCTGTGATGGAAAACATGAGTAATTACGCTGCATCCTTTACCAGAAAAGGAGGCCATTTTGAAGTTATTGGTTTAGATGATTCTAAATCTGGAAGTGAACACCCCTTTGCATTGCGTAAAATATTACCTAAACAAATAACGCCTAAATTAAATGTTTTAACAAAAAGGCAAAAATCTATACAGACTATTAGTGAGGAAATGCATTGGAAATACTATGCTAATTCTGCTTTAGAGATGGAGGAATTACCCACTTTTGGTTATTTTAAAACGCGTAATATAGACAAGGTTTCTAACGTGCTTTCTAATGAAGATTGTACAATTTTTGATGTTCATTTTACAGAAGGAGAAATGATTGCAAAACAGGTTATTAAAACAACGATGTTGCATATTCATCCTTTAAAAATGGTTCCTAATTTTACTTTAGATAGAGAAGGTCTTTTTGAGTATCTGTTAGAATTTGCTGGTTATAAAGATATTGACATCGATAATCACCCAGATTTTAGCCATCGATTTTATTTAGCGGGAAAAAACGAAGAAAAAATTAGAGAATTTTTTACAGATGATTTAGTTTTGTTCTTTGAAAGCAACAAACAATATCATATTTCTGCTACCGAAAATGGACTTTTAATATTTGGTAACGAACGTTTATCGAGTGTTAAAGAAATTAAAGCATTGGCCTATTTTGGTATGGGCTTACAAAAAACAATATAA
- a CDS encoding tRNA-(ms[2]io[6]A)-hydroxylase, which translates to MLGLQFETETSWAEIAKDNLQQILTDHAFLEQKAASNAVSIIINYSEETELVKEMSNIAIEEMQHFKMVHLLMVKRGMVLGREQKNDYAIRLQKFFKKTGDRTDALIQRLLVAALIEARSCERFKVFSENMEDEELSKFYNNLMISEAGHYTTFLKFAREYQDKEIVDKKWNALLAFEAELMKERGNTAKIHG; encoded by the coding sequence ATGTTAGGATTACAATTTGAAACAGAAACTTCTTGGGCAGAAATTGCTAAAGATAATTTACAGCAAATACTTACAGACCACGCATTTTTAGAGCAAAAAGCGGCTTCTAATGCCGTTTCTATTATCATTAATTATTCTGAAGAAACAGAATTGGTAAAAGAGATGAGTAATATTGCTATTGAAGAAATGCAACACTTTAAAATGGTGCATTTATTAATGGTAAAACGTGGAATGGTATTGGGGCGTGAGCAAAAGAACGATTACGCTATTCGCTTGCAAAAATTCTTTAAAAAGACTGGCGACAGAACAGATGCTTTAATTCAGCGTTTATTAGTTGCGGCTTTAATTGAAGCTAGAAGCTGCGAGCGTTTTAAAGTGTTTTCTGAAAATATGGAAGATGAAGAATTGTCTAAATTCTACAATAACTTAATGATTTCTGAAGCAGGACATTATACTACTTTTTTAAAGTTTGCTCGTGAATATCAAGACAAAGAAATTGTTGACAAAAAATGGAATGCTCTTTTAGCTTTTGAAGCCGAATTGATGAAAGAAAGAGGAAATACCGCAAAAATTCACGGATAA
- a CDS encoding DUF4268 domain-containing protein, translated as MFSKDEAAQLRKEFWTSFGKSFPRKWLLYNTKIKGFSFKFLADRKKAMVCLDIENPDELVNLLYYDKMLSLKTLLENELPEVIYNDEYELESGKKIHRIYVPFEGKFSVYNKNSWRDCFEFYVKTMPKFELFFYEYEDVITNI; from the coding sequence ATGTTCTCTAAAGACGAAGCAGCACAATTACGTAAAGAATTCTGGACTAGTTTTGGAAAATCTTTTCCGAGAAAATGGTTGTTGTATAATACTAAAATAAAAGGATTCTCTTTTAAATTTTTGGCGGATAGAAAAAAAGCAATGGTTTGTTTGGATATTGAAAATCCGGATGAGTTGGTAAACCTACTCTACTACGATAAAATGTTGTCTTTAAAAACATTGTTAGAAAACGAGTTACCAGAAGTTATTTATAATGATGAATACGAACTAGAAAGTGGCAAAAAAATTCATAGAATTTATGTTCCGTTTGAGGGTAAATTTAGTGTATATAATAAAAATTCATGGAGAGATTGTTTTGAATTCTATGTGAAAACCATGCCTAAATTTGAGCTTTTCTTTTACGAATACGAAGATGTTATAACAAACATTTAA
- a CDS encoding DUF4870 domain-containing protein: MKEDKQLLVITHLSQLLDFVTGIGGFIVPLVLWLTKKDEIFGMDAHGKAILNFRISMFIYLLVCIPLIFLFGLGVLGLITIGIFYLIFPIINAIKVSNNEAPKYPFSITFIK; encoded by the coding sequence ATGAAAGAAGACAAACAATTATTGGTAATTACCCATTTAAGTCAATTATTAGATTTTGTAACCGGAATAGGCGGCTTTATAGTTCCGTTGGTTTTATGGTTAACAAAAAAGGATGAAATTTTTGGAATGGACGCACATGGAAAAGCAATTCTAAATTTTAGAATTTCTATGTTTATTTACCTTTTGGTTTGTATTCCGTTAATATTTTTATTTGGGTTAGGAGTTTTAGGATTGATTACAATCGGAATCTTCTATCTCATTTTTCCGATTATTAATGCCATAAAAGTAAGTAACAATGAAGCGCCAAAATATCCTTTTAGCATTACATTTATAAAATAG
- a CDS encoding Dps family protein, whose protein sequence is MNYLNIDKDKILPIVTELNVLLADYQLHYQKLRNFHWNILGKNFFDLHVKFEEMYNDTKIKIDEVAERIITLKHHPISNLSDYLEVAKIKESSSLLTDEEMVTELMYDHKILLEQLSKVIDRATKGKDEGTIDLIGAYIRELEKASWMLNAWSKKTNAELDTSFVK, encoded by the coding sequence ATGAATTACTTAAATATAGACAAAGACAAAATACTACCTATTGTAACAGAATTAAATGTGCTTTTGGCAGATTACCAATTACATTACCAAAAATTAAGAAATTTTCATTGGAATATTTTAGGTAAAAATTTCTTTGATTTACATGTAAAATTTGAAGAAATGTACAACGATACAAAAATTAAAATTGACGAAGTTGCAGAAAGAATTATAACATTAAAACACCACCCAATTAGTAATTTGTCTGATTATTTAGAAGTTGCTAAAATTAAAGAATCTTCTTCTTTATTAACCGATGAAGAAATGGTTACAGAGTTAATGTACGACCATAAAATATTACTAGAGCAGTTAAGTAAGGTTATTGATAGAGCTACCAAAGGTAAAGACGAAGGTACTATAGATTTAATTGGTGCTTATATTAGAGAGTTAGAAAAAGCTTCTTGGATGTTGAATGCTTGGTCTAAAAAAACAAATGCTGAGTTAGATACTAGTTTTGTTAAATAG
- a CDS encoding mechanosensitive ion channel family protein: protein MDKITNKLDAWKDIFIKNIPNIAIALVVIFIAYFASRAINTFITKTLGKKIKQESVRNLVSRVASAFIFLLGLYIAMTVLKFDDTLKAIISAAGVSGIVIGLALQGTLSNTISGVVLSFRENLNIGNWIETNGYSGEVIDINLNYFVIREADNNTVVIPNKTILENPFKNYSLTTKMRVSLECGIEYGADLEKVEILTKNVITSNFNQEQLGKNVEFYFTEFGDSSINFLCRFWIESENALERLKAKSNAIIKIKQAFDKENISIPFPMRTLEILPNQSLDIHKITEKEVS from the coding sequence ATGGATAAAATAACAAATAAACTAGACGCCTGGAAAGATATTTTTATAAAAAATATACCCAATATTGCAATTGCTTTGGTGGTAATATTTATTGCCTACTTTGCATCTAGAGCTATAAATACTTTTATAACTAAAACATTGGGCAAAAAAATTAAACAAGAATCTGTTAGAAATTTAGTTTCTAGAGTAGCTTCTGCCTTTATCTTTTTATTGGGTTTATACATTGCCATGACCGTATTAAAATTTGATGATACTTTAAAAGCCATTATTTCTGCGGCAGGTGTATCTGGTATTGTTATTGGTTTAGCGCTACAAGGCACGCTGTCTAACACCATATCTGGAGTTGTTTTATCTTTTAGAGAAAACTTAAATATTGGAAATTGGATTGAAACAAACGGGTATTCTGGAGAAGTAATAGATATTAATTTAAATTACTTTGTTATTAGAGAAGCAGACAATAATACAGTGGTTATACCTAATAAAACTATTTTAGAAAATCCTTTTAAAAACTACTCCTTAACTACAAAAATGAGAGTTTCTTTAGAGTGTGGTATAGAATATGGTGCAGATTTAGAAAAAGTAGAAATCTTAACTAAAAACGTGATTACTTCTAATTTTAATCAAGAACAGTTAGGGAAAAATGTAGAGTTTTATTTTACTGAATTTGGAGACAGTTCTATTAATTTTCTTTGTAGATTTTGGATAGAATCTGAAAATGCATTAGAACGATTAAAAGCAAAAAGTAATGCAATTATAAAAATAAAACAAGCTTTTGATAAAGAGAATATTAGTATCCCATTCCCAATGAGAACTTTAGAAATTCTACCAAACCAAAGCTTAGACATTCATAAAATTACAGAGAAAGAGGTTTCTTAA
- the mnmE gene encoding tRNA uridine-5-carboxymethylaminomethyl(34) synthesis GTPase MnmE: protein MIKNDTIIALATPAGVGAISVIRLSGENAITIVDAFFKSVRKGKLLINQKSHTIHLGHIVQNEMLLDEVLVSVFKNPNSYTGENVVEISCHGSSFIQQEIIQLFLQNGCRMADNGEFTMRAFLNGKMDLSQAEAVADVIASNSAASHQMAIQQMRGGITNELKDLRVQLLDFAALIELELDFSGEDVEFADRTKFKELVAKITFVLKRLIDSFSFGNAMKYGIPVAIIGEPNVGKSTLLNTLLNEEKAIVSDIAGTTRDAIEDEIIIDGVAFRFIDTAGIRETEDVIESIGIKKAYEKADNAQLIIFLIDSNKFAYAREEFLTEIETIKERFPNKRLLVIANKIDTLSCHDSAILQSEIENLILLSAKDKTGIEELKNELTSLVNIGALSNNETIVTNSRHFEALNNALNAITSVQQGIDLEISTDLFSIDIRECLRHLGNITGEYDVDKDILGHIFGNFCIGK, encoded by the coding sequence ATGATTAAAAACGATACTATTATTGCTTTGGCTACTCCTGCTGGTGTTGGCGCAATTTCTGTAATTAGACTTTCTGGTGAAAATGCAATTACTATTGTAGATGCCTTTTTTAAATCTGTTAGAAAAGGTAAATTACTGATAAATCAGAAATCGCACACCATTCATTTAGGGCATATTGTACAGAATGAGATGCTGTTAGATGAAGTTTTAGTGTCCGTTTTTAAGAATCCGAATTCTTATACAGGAGAAAATGTAGTAGAAATTTCTTGCCATGGTTCTAGCTTTATTCAGCAAGAAATTATTCAGTTGTTTTTACAAAACGGTTGTAGAATGGCAGATAATGGTGAGTTTACCATGCGTGCCTTTTTAAATGGTAAAATGGATTTATCGCAAGCGGAAGCGGTTGCAGATGTTATTGCTTCTAACTCTGCAGCGAGTCATCAAATGGCAATACAGCAAATGCGTGGTGGAATTACCAATGAATTAAAAGATTTACGTGTTCAGTTATTAGATTTTGCGGCTTTAATTGAATTAGAATTAGATTTTTCTGGTGAAGATGTTGAGTTTGCAGACCGTACAAAGTTTAAAGAATTGGTAGCTAAAATTACCTTTGTTTTAAAACGTTTAATTGATAGTTTTTCTTTTGGAAATGCCATGAAATATGGAATTCCGGTTGCTATTATAGGCGAACCAAATGTTGGGAAATCTACTTTATTAAACACGCTTTTAAATGAAGAAAAGGCAATTGTTTCTGATATTGCTGGTACTACAAGAGATGCTATTGAGGATGAAATAATTATTGATGGTGTTGCTTTTAGGTTTATTGATACTGCCGGAATTAGAGAAACTGAGGATGTTATAGAAAGTATCGGAATTAAAAAAGCTTACGAGAAGGCAGATAATGCTCAGTTAATTATTTTCTTGATCGATTCTAACAAATTTGCGTATGCTAGAGAAGAGTTTTTAACTGAAATTGAAACGATTAAGGAGCGTTTCCCTAACAAACGCTTGTTAGTGATTGCGAATAAAATTGATACTTTATCGTGCCATGATTCGGCTATTTTACAGTCTGAAATTGAAAATTTGATTCTTTTATCTGCAAAAGATAAAACCGGAATCGAAGAGCTAAAAAATGAATTGACTTCTTTGGTTAATATTGGAGCTCTAAGCAATAATGAAACGATTGTTACAAATTCTCGTCATTTTGAGGCGCTGAACAACGCTTTAAATGCTATTACTTCTGTACAGCAAGGTATCGACTTAGAAATTTCTACAGATTTGTTTTCTATTGATATTCGTGAATGTTTACGTCACCTTGGTAATATTACTGGTGAGTACGATGTTGATAAAGATATCTTAGGGCATATTTTTGGGAACTTTTGTATCGGGAAGTAA
- a CDS encoding site-specific integrase yields MKITLKKKKLNTGKYSLFIEYYKGTIVDNNGKSKHNREFEYLKKYLIIDPKSKKEKDSNKETLELAEKILSIRQADYHQGKYKIQNGNKSKHSFLQFYKLKKEERYQSEKNYDNWEAAEKHIEKFCSINTTFEDVNIDFVKNFQKFLHTKAVAKSGSPLAQNTKHTYYNKFKACLNAAFEEGYLNENIVSKVKSIPMGETHREYLSIDELQALSKTECKIPVLKSAFIFSCLSGIRWSDINKMIWSEIRDEGKDEDGKDIHRLVFSQKKTNGVEYLYLSKQARELLGERKDENDRVFVNLHYSAQMNLILLRWCMFAGITKHITFHSARHTNAVLLLENGADIYTVSKRLGHKEIRTTEIYAKIIDKKMKEAATLIPELNIL; encoded by the coding sequence ATGAAAATTACTTTAAAAAAGAAAAAACTCAACACAGGTAAATATAGTTTATTTATAGAATATTATAAAGGTACTATTGTTGACAATAATGGAAAATCTAAACACAATCGAGAATTTGAATATTTAAAAAAATATTTGATAATTGACCCTAAATCAAAAAAGGAAAAAGACAGTAACAAAGAAACTCTTGAACTAGCTGAAAAAATACTTTCAATAAGACAAGCTGATTACCACCAGGGTAAATATAAAATTCAGAATGGAAATAAAAGTAAACATAGTTTTCTTCAATTTTATAAATTGAAAAAAGAAGAACGCTATCAATCTGAAAAAAATTACGATAACTGGGAAGCTGCTGAAAAACACATTGAAAAATTCTGTTCTATCAACACAACTTTTGAAGACGTAAATATTGACTTTGTTAAGAATTTTCAAAAATTCCTACATACAAAAGCGGTTGCTAAATCAGGTTCTCCCCTAGCCCAAAATACAAAACATACATATTACAATAAATTTAAAGCTTGTTTAAATGCAGCTTTTGAAGAAGGATACCTCAATGAGAATATTGTAAGTAAAGTTAAAAGTATTCCTATGGGTGAAACTCATAGAGAATATTTATCTATTGATGAGCTACAAGCGCTATCAAAAACTGAATGTAAAATTCCTGTATTAAAATCCGCTTTTATATTCAGTTGTTTAAGTGGAATTCGTTGGTCTGATATAAATAAAATGATATGGAGTGAAATTAGAGACGAAGGAAAAGATGAAGACGGAAAAGACATTCATCGATTAGTTTTTTCTCAAAAGAAAACTAATGGAGTTGAATATTTATATCTATCTAAACAAGCCAGAGAATTATTAGGGGAAAGAAAAGATGAAAACGACAGAGTTTTTGTAAACCTACATTACAGCGCACAAATGAATTTGATTCTTTTACGTTGGTGCATGTTTGCTGGAATTACAAAGCATATAACTTTTCATTCTGCCCGTCACACAAATGCTGTATTACTTTTAGAGAATGGAGCAGACATCTACACAGTGTCTAAAAGACTGGGGCACAAAGAAATACGCACCACAGAAATTTACGCCAAGATCATTGATAAAAAAATGAAAGAAGCTGCGACCTTAATACCTGAATTAAATATTTTATAA
- a CDS encoding helix-turn-helix domain-containing protein — MNIIELNQRFDKLEKLLLSNKTVLTFEEGCEYTSIKPSYMYKLTSTKSIPHSKPNGKVIFFNKEKLESWMLQNEIKSKQDIESEALSYTLKNRKS, encoded by the coding sequence ATGAACATTATTGAACTAAATCAACGATTTGATAAATTAGAAAAACTTCTATTATCAAATAAAACAGTACTTACATTTGAAGAAGGTTGTGAATACACTTCCATAAAACCTAGTTACATGTATAAGTTAACTAGTACTAAATCTATACCCCATAGTAAACCTAATGGTAAAGTAATTTTCTTCAACAAAGAAAAACTAGAATCTTGGATGCTTCAGAACGAAATAAAATCTAAACAAGATATAGAGTCTGAAGCCCTCTCTTACACTCTTAAAAACAGAAAATCTTAG
- a CDS encoding helix-turn-helix domain-containing protein produces the protein MNNVRNNIRKNFTIAPNELINDNNITDRARFLFIYMSSKPHDWVYYNRQLSNALNYSIDTLRKYLKELIVSGWIIKEKQKRTSGKFTSNTYILNSEPVMILPCRKNTDTVNFCDGKNKRLSNKEYTKKENIKRKNLII, from the coding sequence ATGAATAATGTTAGGAATAACATACGAAAGAATTTTACGATAGCTCCTAATGAATTAATTAATGATAATAATATTACTGATAGAGCCCGATTTTTATTCATTTACATGAGTTCTAAACCTCATGATTGGGTTTACTACAATCGTCAGCTTTCCAATGCCTTAAACTACTCAATTGACACTTTAAGGAAATATTTAAAAGAATTGATTGTTTCTGGTTGGATAATTAAAGAAAAACAGAAAAGAACATCTGGAAAATTTACCTCAAACACATACATATTAAATTCTGAACCAGTAATGATTTTACCGTGTCGGAAAAATACCGACACGGTAAATTTCTGTGACGGAAAAAACAAGAGACTTAGTAATAAAGAATATACAAAGAAAGAAAATATAAAAAGAAAGAATTTAATTATTTAA
- a CDS encoding BfmA/BtgA family mobilization protein produces the protein MKKKSILIKEFHHKELVKISKTFGSQYGDLIESMILYFKKTGINPIEAINENPAAMVKVLDKRIVSFLKVQERDILKPLRNEVYENSKEQKEQFSNLSKWVKDAVIKINDFDKSRTKDITKELGKLKEELNKVERKIYKQQDAFIEIAKLIDAKNKSGIKGTLKSIFE, from the coding sequence ATGAAGAAAAAAAGCATTTTAATTAAAGAATTTCATCATAAAGAACTGGTGAAGATTTCTAAAACTTTTGGTTCACAATATGGAGATTTAATTGAATCTATGATTCTCTATTTCAAGAAAACAGGTATTAATCCAATAGAAGCAATTAATGAAAACCCTGCTGCTATGGTAAAGGTTTTAGATAAGAGAATTGTATCGTTTTTAAAAGTACAAGAACGAGATATTTTAAAACCATTAAGAAATGAAGTTTATGAAAATTCTAAAGAACAAAAAGAACAATTTTCAAATTTATCAAAATGGGTAAAAGATGCTGTAATAAAAATAAATGATTTTGATAAAAGTAGAACAAAAGATATTACAAAAGAGCTAGGTAAACTTAAAGAAGAATTAAATAAAGTTGAAAGAAAAATATACAAACAACAGGATGCTTTTATAGAAATCGCTAAACTAATTGATGCTAAAAATAAATCTGGAATTAAAGGAACTCTTAAATCTATTTTTGAATAA
- a CDS encoding DUF5712 family protein, whose protein sequence is MPISKPHSTLGATNISSCSDLAMYLEKENNDLDMLLQKMNSIDEKREIESRKQFFFSHSKNNISTNEVISSIDKNIKKLGKTDAKYFAPTISFSQQELKHIIQSVTDKKEVKNVWELNINEYELFNDKIKGYTKLIMTNYAKNFNRENKGLKSGDDLVYFAKIEHFRKFKGTDEEVKKRIHKAGDYKPEINSHVHLVVSRKDKTQKLKLTPTTKERSITRSIGGNTYHVGFDRMKWINMNEKSFDIFFQYKRKEREKFINQCILKNGSPKEKEALLKEIETREQTIENTTNYGQNDTRNTSKGRSW, encoded by the coding sequence ATGCCAATAAGCAAACCACATAGTACACTAGGCGCTACAAATATCTCTAGTTGTAGTGATCTAGCGATGTATCTAGAAAAAGAAAACAATGACCTAGATATGCTCTTACAAAAGATGAATTCAATTGATGAAAAAAGAGAAATTGAAAGCAGAAAACAATTCTTTTTTTCTCATTCTAAGAACAACATTAGTACCAACGAAGTAATCTCAAGTATTGATAAAAATATAAAAAAACTTGGAAAAACAGATGCAAAATATTTCGCACCAACAATCAGTTTTAGTCAACAAGAATTAAAGCACATTATACAATCGGTTACAGACAAAAAAGAAGTTAAAAATGTTTGGGAACTAAATATCAATGAATATGAATTGTTTAATGATAAAATTAAAGGATATACAAAGTTGATAATGACAAATTATGCCAAGAATTTTAATAGAGAAAACAAAGGATTAAAATCAGGCGATGACTTAGTTTATTTTGCAAAAATAGAGCATTTCAGAAAGTTTAAAGGAACAGATGAAGAAGTTAAAAAAAGGATACATAAAGCAGGAGATTATAAACCAGAAATCAATTCTCATGTCCATTTAGTCGTTAGCAGAAAAGACAAGACTCAAAAATTAAAATTAACTCCTACAACCAAAGAACGCTCTATAACTAGAAGTATTGGAGGAAACACATATCATGTTGGTTTTGATAGAATGAAATGGATTAACATGAATGAAAAAAGTTTTGATATTTTTTTCCAATACAAACGAAAAGAACGAGAGAAATTTATCAATCAATGTATACTAAAAAATGGTTCTCCTAAAGAAAAAGAAGCGCTTTTAAAAGAAATAGAAACTAGAGAACAAACAATTGAAAATACTACAAATTATGGCCAAAATGATACTCGTAACACATCAAAAGGTAGGAGTTGGTAA
- a CDS encoding nucleotide-binding protein, producing the protein MILVTHQKVGVGKSTLTFNLAQNIYNNAKIALLDFDIISFKGETKSISNLELK; encoded by the coding sequence ATGATACTCGTAACACATCAAAAGGTAGGAGTTGGTAAAAGTACTCTTACATTTAACCTTGCTCAAAATATTTATAACAATGCAAAAATAGCTCTTTTAGATTTTGATATTATCTCTTTTAAAGGTGAAACAAAAAGTATTTCTAATTTAGAACTAAAATAA
- a CDS encoding antitoxin HicB, with translation MQKHLNYKNHKGSIEFSKEDKIYFGKLLNITDLVLYEGSSIEKLKANFIKAVDSYNEPNN, from the coding sequence ATGCAAAAGCATCTAAATTACAAAAATCACAAGGGCTCTATTGAGTTTTCTAAAGAAGATAAAATTTACTTTGGTAAACTTTTAAATATTACTGATTTAGTTTTGTATGAAGGAAGTTCTATTGAAAAGTTAAAAGCTAATTTCATTAAGGCAGTAGACTCATATAACGAACCAAATAATTAA